The Apium graveolens cultivar Ventura chromosome 3, ASM990537v1, whole genome shotgun sequence sequence gcaaaattaAAAATTTTCACAACTCAAATCTCAACAAATTTTTGCAACTAAAAAGTTTCGATGCAAATGGTTGTATTTCTAGTTAATTTTGGTTGTAgcatattttacaaatattttcataatAGTTTAAAATCGTAAAAAAACttacaaaaattaatatttttttgtaatttctcattttttgaaaaaaattcaaCCCCCCAAAAGTTGTAATTTATGATTTATGATAAGTattaaaaaatcaaataaaaaacaCACAATAAACCTATATAATCtatactaaactataataaaCGGAATGAgttataatttggttcaacggttattccttaattttggttattaaaaaaagaaaaaatattgttatatataatctaaactactaaattattgaattattacgaACATAGTCTACTTATCAACTAAACTACAATCACAGCTTAtcatattattaaataaataaatagtattatatatctacttaactactaaattgttaaattactagatatagtatacttatcctactaaactacgatcaCAGATTAacctataatttttattataaatttataataaatatatatttatataatttttttaaaattataatataacttaatatataaattttttgAATAGAAACAGGAATTCGTGCATCGCACAAGATTTAAACTAATATTGATAACGCATGCATAGACTCTAGAGTCTGCATGAAGAAGTTACAAAACCGGGGTATCCCATCTACAAAACTCTATACACGTACCCAAAATATAAATTACACGTGTCATCCTCTCCTCTTTCTTCCCATCAACATGCCTCTTTCTCATTGGCTCTCCTCTTTCATATAGCCTAATTAGCTTCATCCTTCATACTTCATAGTCCATCTTTCTCAGCTTGCCAAAAAGTGATGCAAACCCTCAACTCTTCAAAAACAGCAGAGATTCTAGCTAGATATAGGCCCATAGCTCCTAAACCACCACCTGATCATGAGGTTAAAGAGAACATCACTAACCCAAACTCTAATCCTCCGGAGAAGATTAGAGATTGTGGTTATGTGCGAGGTGTGTGGTTGCACATGGAAGCCCAAGCCCAAGCCCAAGCCCGGCCCATGACTCGAATGACTCGAAAGTGGGGTCGGGCTTTACTTGCCCCGAAGGGATCTTTTGGTTTCTCTCCTTATCTTTCGCCAAAGGATTTGTTATCTTTTTTGGCTTCTCCGGATGTTTTGCTTCCGAATTACACTATGGCTGTTAAGGATCTTGACTTAAACATGCATGTTCCGGTAGAGAAGGATCTTCTCCGGCAACTACAAGCCAAAGAAGAGCAAGTTCAATCTGAAACTAGAGATGTTATTGCACCAAGACCAATTAAGCTAGTGTCTTCTGCTATCAAGATTCATCCACGGACAATCTCGAATCAAGAGGTGGCAGTGCAAAGTCGATCCAAAGCAAAGGAGATCGAGGTGGAAATGGAGTCTGAGCCCTTGCCTACAGTAATATCAGATTCTAAAAACCAAGTGAGGCTAGCTAATTCTGCTTACAATAGGCTTGTTGGCCAGCCAGAGTGTTCTTGGCTCGATTCGATTGATGCTGGCTGTGGAGGTGATGCTGTGAAATGCAATAAGATCTGTGGGGAGGTGATGCTGCAGATTCCGGATACTGCAGTTGAGGAGTTTGTATCAACATCAAATGGGTTTTTTTGCTTGGTTGTAATAGAGTGGGGAAACAGTGAGTACAAAAGCTCAATTACAACTCTTGGTGAGGCTGTGAGATTGTTTTGTGAATCTAGAGATTACATGTTTGCATGGAGGTTTCATACACAAGGGGCTGTCACTTGTGCTCCTAATTTTTGAGTTTTCATGTATGCAAATGTAGGAGCTAGTAGCTCTAGCTAGCTAGGCTCAGTTGTACATCAGGCCAAAGGCAGCTACAATGTATACATATATTGCATATCCAACTTCTATGAATCATGTCTATTGTGCCAATCATTTCCTAAGGGTCTGGCAGCCAACTTATAAGTCACTTATGGCTAGTAAGTCCGTAACAGCTCGATGAGTGTTTGTCGATCCAAACTTATAGgttgaatttataacttataagatAAGTTAAATATTAACGTCTCTTTTctctaatttattttgatttttcgctGATTTATTAaccttaattttaaaatatatatttttaaatgttaatctaacttaaaattagataattatatttaataattatttatttaagttCATTTAAGagaaaaaaattctgacttataagtaaaattatccagACACTTATTTCCTCGGATGAACTATACAATCATTGGGTTTATACTAACCAACACAAAAATAACAACTTAAACAACGAGTTTTTATCACTCATAAttcacttattcattttaagttgcAAGTTACTTATTATTTTCAGAACTAAAAATGTTTTGATtgttttgtgttcttgatttgaCTTAAAAGGATAGGGAAAATCATTGAATCAATCAAGGGGTTCACAATTCTACAGGAAAGTTCACTGTATATAAGTACTTAACAAACTTTGATCTGCCAATACAGAGACATAATTATCACAAGCACAAAAGCCTTTTGTAATTTATTAGCATCCTACACCAGATCATGATACTGCATTATATGAAAAACACGAATTACTACTGTTTTTTCTCACTTTCTGCGCAGTTTGCTTCACTTCCTGCAGGACCCTTCCACTTGAAGTTGTCTGCGTATGTTTTAACCTGCAAGAGGAATAACTAAATTTTTTTACGAGACGCGGAACAGGACTAACAAAGATAACATCAAGACAATAATACTTTCAACTTTGCTGGAATTTTTGATTGAAACCAGATTGAACTAACTACAAATTCATAGGCACTCGTAGGTAAGAGATTATATATTGATTCGGGAAAAAGTTTCTTGGTTCTCTTCACATGTCCGGAATCAAAATCattggttttatatcaaaaggAGATAACGGGAAGCTCGTGTTTATAACAGGTTTGCATACAAAAGGGACTCGTGTTTATAACAGGTTTGCATACAAAAGGGAAAAAATCCGTTTTTTTCCAAGAAAGAACTGCCTTGAGATGTGAATAAGGTAAAGCTCATCACATTACCGCTCATGCATAATGAAAGGATTACTGACCTTCAACAGAGGTGTGTGATGTTTCTTGACCTACAAAATTTTAAAGAATAATGTATCAGACAAACGGTGGAAATTGTTTCCCAGTGATAACTAATACAATATTTCAGATCAATCACAAGAATGTTATGGACGATAAGATAAAATGCATCCATATTAGGTTGCTTATCGTCCATTTTCACATTTCCAAATACATATTAAGCATCTTTAAAAGGATTTCAAAACCACAACAAAGATAAAACATCCAACATTGTCCAAGTTCTGGTGTTCACTGTTTTTTCTAAGCAGAAAAATTCCCTGTTATTATTTTTTGTTGGGATAAATAATACATAAATCTTCAAATAGATACAGTAAACTGATCCAGAACTTTTGATACTAGTTATAAGAGTTGTGGGATGAATTTTTATCATCCTACCAACAGCTTTATCAGTAACTTGTATGAAGGGAAAATTTAGCAAAAAATAGTGAAAAGAACAGctttcaaattttattttattttattaccTAAATACTTGCAAGAGATCACAGAATATCATTTTAACATGTACACATACTCTTCAGCCAACAAAATGAAGACATACCACATAGTCCCAGCCATGTTTCTCAGCAAATGCCATAGCTGCTTCTTTACTGTCAAAGCTTAGTCCTGCATCACCAACATTCGCGTATGGGTCCCCTGTGGATGTCCAGCCCATCAAAGGGTTTTCCCACCTATAAAAAATTTAGTCAATTGAAAATTGCTGATAAACAAGTGATGTAATAATGGTCAAGACAATATATTGGAACAAGCAGTTGAACTCCGGACAACGAATGAGAACAAGGCATTTAGAATAAGTTAATTTCATTTGACCTTAAACTTTCAAACTCGTAGTACCTTGGTCGTAAGAAATATTGCAGAAGTAAACTCTTAGTGGACATCATGGTTTGAAAAGTTTTGAGCAGGATGAAAATTACATGCTTGGCATACCTCTAAATTGAGGAAAAATTTATATACATTCGAAGCTATTTTGGAAGTTAAAAACTACCAGTAATATATAAAGCAACACATTTAAGCCAACAGACAGCTTTTTCAAGTTGTTCGGTAAGTTATATTCATGATTAAATGTGACTATTTGTTGCCTCTCTACGTGCAAGCTATATTAAGACTTGAATTAAAAGTCATACTCTCTGATCAGCACTTGTCTTGAGAAAACTAATAAACTGGCTAGCAAAAAACAATACACTCTGCATCAGCAACTAAATCAGTATAAAAAGAGCATGAAAATGATTATAGCGTATGCTAAGAAATGTTCCAACAGATGTTTGATGGTCATGTTAGATCATTAGCCTACGGATGTAACTTTGTCAGGGTGTTAGACTTCCAAGTTTTTGCAGCTGGGATGGCATACTATATAAAACCAATATGATGTGGACGATTAACAGTTACAAAGAACAGATCGTACTTCTGTGTAGATAAAAAGTTAATTTTCCATCTCCCAACTTTGCCAGAGCCTTGTTGTGATGCAGTGCGAGCAGGCGAGTAAATGACAACCTGAAACAAAATGTTAGTGCTCTAAATAGAATGATGATTTACAAAAACAATCAATACAATGGAAAGACACAACAGGCTAAGAAAAACATGACCAAAATGGTAGGAAACCAGAGGACTACTGAATCATATTTAACCATTGGAATTTGCTTGTCTATAGAAGGATAAGGTACGGCTACACTAGATTGAAAATTACAATAATATAGAGGGTAGGGAGAGACAAGAGTTAATAATCCAATTCATAAATTGACATGGTGAGAATCCGCAATAAGACAGCCAAAATAAATTTCA is a genomic window containing:
- the LOC141711255 gene encoding uncharacterized protein LOC141711255 — its product is MQTLNSSKTAEILARYRPIAPKPPPDHEVKENITNPNSNPPEKIRDCGYVRGVWLHMEAQAQAQARPMTRMTRKWGRALLAPKGSFGFSPYLSPKDLLSFLASPDVLLPNYTMAVKDLDLNMHVPVEKDLLRQLQAKEEQVQSETRDVIAPRPIKLVSSAIKIHPRTISNQEVAVQSRSKAKEIEVEMESEPLPTVISDSKNQVRLANSAYNRLVGQPECSWLDSIDAGCGGDAVKCNKICGEVMLQIPDTAVEEFVSTSNGFFCLVVIEWGNSEYKSSITTLGEAVRLFCESRDYMFAWRFHTQGAVTCAPNF
- the LOC141711402 gene encoding NADH dehydrogenase [ubiquinone] iron-sulfur protein 4, mitochondrial-like, translating into MANIFRRSADRLCKLRNAYSTDALVKNKPAPPPDVGLVSGIPENQLSRRVVIYSPARTASQQGSGKVGRWKINFLSTQKWENPLMGWTSTGDPYANVGDAGLSFDSKEAAMAFAEKHGWDYVVKKHHTPLLKVKTYADNFKWKGPAGSEANCAESEKKQ